Genomic segment of Desulfuromonadaceae bacterium:
GTGGTTCTGGGGGTGTGTCTGGCAGGCGCGCCGGTTGGAGCTTGGATCGCGTTGCGCGGTGACGTTCAATGGCCAGTCGTCGCGTTGGGGCTGGCGGTCCTCTTCTGGGTCGCAGGGTTCGACATCTTCTACGCATTGCAGGATATTGCGTTTGACCGGGATCATGGTCTGCATTCTATCCCGGCCAGGCTCGGGGTCGAACGTTCCTTGCTGCTGGTGAAACTCTTCCATGTCATCATGGCGTTGTTGCTGCTCAGTCTGCTTGCGGTCGAGGGGTTGGGCATTATTTATCTGCTTGGCGTGATCGTCGTTTGCGGTTTGCTTGTCTATGAACATCAGCTGGTCAAGGCGAACGATTTATCAAAACTGGACGCGGCCTTCTTTAATATGAATGGCTATATCAGTGTGACAATCTTTGTATTTACTCTGGCTGATGCGCTGATTTAAATTCGATCTGGAATATTATGAAAAATATTGTCGTC
This window contains:
- the ubiA gene encoding putative 4-hydroxybenzoate polyprenyltransferase is translated as MIKFSHTVFAFPFALMGVVLASLASATTPTIMQIVWICLAMIGARSAAMALNRILDARIDAENPRTSGRHIPAGKVAPSEAWLFVIISAGVLLFAAWMLNPLCFFLAPIVLALFVLYAYCKRFTLLAHVVLGVCLAGAPVGAWIALRGDVQWPVVALGLAVLFWVAGFDIFYALQDIAFDRDHGLHSIPARLGVERSLLLVKLFHVIMALLLLSLLAVEGLGIIYLLGVIVVCGLLVYEHQLVKANDLSKLDAAFFNMNGYISVTIFVFTLADALI